The sequence below is a genomic window from Salvelinus namaycush isolate Seneca chromosome 2, SaNama_1.0, whole genome shotgun sequence.
ACACATGGACCTTAGTGTTTCGGCCAGGAACTGAAACACTATGGCCGGTTATGTAGCTAAACTTAAATGAACTTTTGAGATGGTAATGTTGCTAATGGCCAGAAAAACATGTGTAGCCAGTTAAGCAATATGTTTGTCGAGTTTCCTTGACCCCCCTCTGTCCACCAGAACCTTATTTTCAGGTATCTACAGAACGTAAGTATTGCATTTTTATATGATTTTCTTCATTTCAGTCACATGATTTGTTGTTCATAGTTGAAAATAGACCTCGTACTTTCATAATACATTACCTAGCGAGCTATCTCTCAAATGTATTCAAAGCCTCTCTTCTCCCTGCAGCGTTCTCGGATACAGGTGTGGCTGTATGAACAAGTAAACATGCGGATAGAGGGCTGCATCATCGTAAGTCCTCTTCCTCCAGTGTTTCCTCCCTTATTCTACTTGGACAAGGCTCCTGAAACTATATCTTGGCTGCTGATGCCTAGATGTGTAGTTGAAACCAacaaacctctccctctctcagggctTTGATGAGTACATGAACCTGGTTCTGGATGATGCTGAGGAGGTTCACATGAAGACCAAGAACAGGAAACCCCTGGGTAAGTCTGAGTTTGTTTTCTGTCTTTTTTACCCCACATTTCTCAgtgtttgtctctgtgtattACATGTTGATTCATACACATTTCAGTGATAAGACTTGCAGGCTATTGTCCACGTTCCACAATATCAGTTTGTCTGTGACTAACCTCGGAGGCCCTGGCTTCTCACATTCTGTCAGGAGGAAGATAAAAAAAGGGGTGATATATGGTCCAGATGGAAACAAGCGATGTGTTGCCACTTATTAAGCCAATCAAATGTTTCGCATGGGTGGAGGTCCAAACAGAGGTTGTGTTTTTGAACATTTGTCTGACTTGCAAAAAGCTAGCTCGCATAAGATATAACATTTGCACAGGATAGGCTACCAAAACGTCGTCTGACATGATAGGAAAAGAGACACGGACCAAACAAGGAAATGCAAGGACGAAAAACAAGGAAATGCCTCTTCTGGTGGGGAGCACCTTGGAGAAAAAACACACTTCAAACCAGATGACTCTTGTGGCCTAATGCCATCAAATTGATAAAGGCCACTCCAGTTGACTAAGTCTGTAGTTTCTCATTCGTTGTCGATGATTAGTCATCTTTTTTGTCGGCAGTCTGAACGAGTgtctcctcctactgactgctgAAGTGTCAGTTACTCTAGACTGATCACCTGTCTCTCCACCTatccgcctctctctccctccctacatctGTCTCTCAGGGAGGATCATGCTGAAAGGAGATAACATCACCTTGCTACAGAGTGTTGCCACTTAACTCAACAGGACAACATCCATCTACAGCCAGCAGACAGATTTGTGGATCTTTTGGATGTTTTTCACATTCTATTTTGTcatgttttcttttcttttttgcaAACAATGTTGAATCTCAAAAGTGTTTGGAACATGAATAATGTAATTTTCCTTTTATCAATGTTTCCTCCTCTGAAATAAATTGAGCTTTGTTTCTTAGTGATTCTCATTTCAATGATGACAACCAATTACTCTTTATTATCCCAAAGGGAACATAGTTAGCGAGCAGGGATCATATACGCATCACTTATTATTCTGTCGACCTGTATTCCTTCTGAGAATTGCAAAAGCCAACAAATAGGAAACCGTTAGGGTGTTACTTGGTTTCATTTGGCTACAAATTCAATTGAATCATGCTGCTTGATGCATTTTATTTGCTAGCAATATTGACCATCATACTGGCATCCACTTTTATGGTCTTTGGGTTAATGCTGTGAGGATCCACCAGATGGCGATGTGTACTCTGCAAATCATGGAAATGTAGATATATTTTCAGCGGGGATTCTATGCTtttctcatttaaaaaaaaatgtaatccaggAAACATTGCCTGCAACATTTCAGATACCAGACAGTGCTGATTGCAGAGTAGCATTTGTCAATCAACATTTCCACACATCTTACCATAAGTGGCCATAGTATTTCATATGGTATAAATAGAGCGTATTATATAAAGCGGGATTGGCTATTTCACTGTTGGGTACAATATACCTGTAACATGATGATCTGAGTAAGCGAGGCCAGCCTTGAGTTTGCAGTTAACAATAGTATTAATAACATACAACACTAGGCCGGCTGGCTATCTGGAGGAAGTGTGATGGAAACGAGCAGCCGAGGACAGACAGGAGTTCACAAGTGGGAGAAGGAGCAAGGAGCTTCAGCAGCGAGGGCCGAGGTGTCGCCTTACAGGACAGGAGCCCTGCGCCTCATCTTAAAAGGAAGGGGTGCCACAGCTTGTGGCAGCATGCATCGCTCATCAGGCATCGTTGTCAAGTGCCAGATGACTCTCTTTGTGTTATGAGGGGAGGAATGGGCTGACTCAATGCCACACGCCTCCCACACATTCTTAAGTCAGGCTGAGAACAGTGAGACTCTACAGACGTTGGCAGTTGACTGTCACAGTGGTGCAGTTCAAGCAAACAAGTTTTACTTGAGGATTTCTGTATGTTGTAAGCCAATTGAAATTATTTTGGTGACCTTTCAGCCATAAAAAGCTTTACCAgtcacacactcatacatacaTAACAGAACATGCATAACATACAATGGCATAACATACATACATAGTCCTCCATAGGAGTGTTAGGGCCAACTCCCCTTCTCATCCATCTCTGTCTCCCCACTTCCAGACAAAAGACACAGTGCCCAGGtcagacccccccccctctccagaGACTACTTCCTCTCCTTAGACCACTCCCTAAGCCACCTGACCCCTCTCCTACCTTGGCTTGGCTCAGCAAGGTGTGGGTCTGTATCCTGGCTACCTCCCTCCCTTTTTCTCATTCTGTCTATTCACAGCACCTTCATTGAACATGTTTTGGGGCTCAGACTCTTGTGTGGTTGTTATTTATTTCAACCTCTGCTCTGTCTATGGCCTATATCAAAACCCCATGAATAAATGTTATTCAAAAATTTCAAATACACAACATCAATACAGTACAGATGTATTGTAATGGGATTGTTATTTCAACCTCCGGGTGGCCTTGGTACATATTCTGACTCACAGGGTGGTATGCTTGTTTGTTAGTCTGTGTGTCTCCCTCTAAAGCCAGCACCCATTGATAGCATCATATCATGACCTGGACTGAGAGACTGGGAAAGAATAGGACCAGTAGGTACTTAATACATGGCGATTATATgcatgtttattttgtttattcaAAACTTGGGTTGGAGGCCCACCCCTTCttgtttaaaataaaaacatggtcACAAAATAAAAGGTGCTTTCCTTATAGTTttcttttcttgtttttttaatgtttctCACAAATAAAGCATTCAAATTCATCTAACCAGATATTATGTGTTTCTACGTCTAACTGGAGCAGCAGATGCAGCTAGCGATAGCTTGTGGTAATGAAAATACTACTTACTGTGTCAGCAGAAAGATAGACAGCCATCTCTGTCTTTTTTTTGTTGGGGGAA
It includes:
- the LOC120060796 gene encoding small nuclear ribonucleoprotein E — protein: MAYRGQGQKVQKVMVQPINLIFRYLQNRSRIQVWLYEQVNMRIEGCIIGFDEYMNLVLDDAEEVHMKTKNRKPLGRIMLKGDNITLLQSVAT